In the genome of Raphanus sativus cultivar WK10039 chromosome 4, ASM80110v3, whole genome shotgun sequence, one region contains:
- the LOC108849543 gene encoding growth-regulating factor 9 → MQSPKTEEEEERGRKKWPCMKAAQLQEFRMQALVYRYIEAGLRVPHHLVVPIWNSLALSSSSTSSYLIHYNHHSSSLLNDKVDPEPTRCRRTDGKKWRCSNKVLLLQKYCERHMHRGRKRSRKLVESSPSSYDVASSSVSTKRDNTDGLASSSKSQSETMSVSSNAQVVTIASLPTARVCDNVTRPSLVITESTNRRASNLDRSRRVMDMSYDDFIKQRGATTCVRGFPVQGPERLPSVQKFFPEASDTSSEAARFSSNRKNEIIARSREWKNMNVNGSLFPNIHFSPDTVLQDRGGFGLHRVETENEPGRCRRTDGKKWRCSKDVLSGQKYCDKHMHRGSVKKKHPVETTHTHENASFIRVTVRPDDRSVPCKDDGDGQKLPVSVLGREQLSQVSDEKNTNSCSTDTTVTDIALRCEDNEEVLSLCSSGV, encoded by the exons ATGCAGAGCCCTAaaacagaggaggaggaggagaggggGAGGAAGAAGTGGCCGTGTATGAAAGCGGCTCAGTTACAAGAGTTTAGAATGCAAGCTTTGGTTTATAGATACATAGAAGCTGGTCTTCGAGTGCCTCATCATCTTGTGGTTCCTATTTGGAATAGTCTtgctctctcttcttcttccacctCAAGTTACCTTATCCACTACAACCATCACTCTTCTTCCC TGTTGAATGATAAGGTGGATCCTGAACCCACAAGGTGCAGGAGAACAGATGGGAAGAAATGGCGGTGTAGCAACAAAGTCCTCCTGCTTCAGAAGTACTGTGAACGGCACATGCATAGAGGCCGTAAACGTTCAAGAAAGCTTGtggaatcttctccttcttcttatgATGTTGCTTCGTCATCTGTTTCAACCAAACGTGACAATACTGATGGTTTGGCCAGTAGTAGTAAGAGTCAGAGTGAGACAATGTCGGTTTCTAGTAACGCTCAGGTTGTCACCATTGCTTCACTGCCTACTGCCAGAGTCTGTGATAACGTCACTCGTCCATCTCTAGTGATCACCGAGTCCACAAACAGAAGAGCGAGTAATCTCGATAGGAGCAGAAGGGTCATGGACATGAGTTATGATGACTTCATCAAACAAAGAGGTGCGACTACGTGTGTTAGAGGTTTTCCCGTTCAAG GTCCTGAGAGGTTACCTTCTGTTCAGAAGTTCTTTCCTGAGGCATCTGATACTTCCTCAGAAGCTGCAAGATTCTCAAGCAACAGGAAGAACGAAATAATTGCAAGAAGCAGAGAATGGAAGAATATGAATGTTAATGGTAGCTTGTTTCCTAACATCCACTTTTCTCCAGACACTGTTCTTCAAG ATCGTGGTGGGTTTGGTTTACACAGAGTTGAAACAGAAAATGAACCAGGAAGGTGCCGAAGAACAGATGGGAAGAAATGGAGATGCAGCAAAGATGTGCTGTCTGGTCAGAAGTATTGCGATAAGCACATGCATAGAGGTAGTGTTAAGAAGAAGCATCCAGTGGAGACTACTCACACACATGAGAATGCTAGTTTTATCCGCGTAACCGTGAGACCGGATGATAGATCTGTGCCTTGCAAAGATGATGGAGATGGACAGAAGCTCCCCGTTTCGGTTCTGGGAAGAGAGCAGCTGTCCCAAGTTTCAGATGAGAAGAACACTAACAGTTGCAGCACCGACACCACAGTCACTGACATAGCTTTAAGGTGTGAAGACAATGAGGAGGTCTTGTCATTGTGTTCTTCAGGTGTTTAA
- the LOC108849544 gene encoding serine/threonine-protein kinase Aurora-3 isoform X1: protein MDKKPEEDPYVRDPNKPWSLADFEIGRPLGKGKFGRVYLAREAKSHFVVALKVIFKEQIEKYKLHHQLRREMEIQTSLRHPNILRLYGWFDDDERIFLILEYAHGGELYGLLKENGHLTEQQAATYISSLSQALAYCHGKCVIHRDIKPENLLLDHEGRLKIADFGWSVQSSNKRKTMCGTLDYLAPEMVENKDHDHAVDNWTLGILCYEFLYGNPPFEAESQKDTFKRIVKIDLSFPATPNVSAEAKNLISQLLVKDPSKRLSLTKIMQHPWIVKNADPKGVCLI, encoded by the exons ATGGATAAGAAACCGGAAGAAGATCCTTACGTTCGCGACCCCAATAAGCCATGGTCCCTCGCAGATTTCGAGATCGGGAGACCCTTAGGCAAAGGCAAATTCGGCAGAGTCTATCTCGCTCGCGAAGCCAAG AGTCACTTCGTGGTGGCGTTGAAAGTGATATTCAAGGAACAGATCGAGAAATACAAACTCCACCACCAGCTACGGAGAGAGATGGAGATCCAAACGAGCCTAAGGCACCCCAACATCCTCCGTCTCTACGGTTGGTTCGACGACGACGAGAGGATCTTCCTGATCCTCGAGTACGCTCACGGTGGTGAGCTCTACGGTCTCCTCAAAGAGAACGGTCATCTCACCGAGCAACAAGCCGCCACT TACATTTCGAGTCTTAGTCAAGCGCTGGCTTATTGTCATGGGAAGTGTGTGATTCACAGAGATATTAAACCTGAAAACCTATTGCTCGATCATGAG GGAAGGTTGAAAATTGCTGATTTTGGGTGGTCAGTGCAGTCGAGTAACAAGAGGAAGACAATGTGTGGGACTTTGGATTACTTAGCTCCTGAGATGGTTGAGAACAAAGATCACGATCATGCTGTTGATAACTGGACTTTAGGGATTCTGTGTTACGAGTTTCTCTATGGTAACCCTCCTTTTGAGGCTGAGAGTCAGAAAGATACATTCAAGAG AATTGTTAAGATCGATTTGAGTTTTCCTGCTACGCCAAATGTCTCAGCAGAAGCTAAGAATCTAATCAGTCAG CTTCTTGTTAAGGATCCTTCCAAAAGACTCTCTCTTACGAAAATCATGCAACACCCTTGGATCGTCAAGAACGCAGATCCTAAAGGTGTGTGCCTCATTTGA
- the LOC108849544 gene encoding serine/threonine-protein kinase Aurora-3 isoform X2: MDKKPEEDPYVRDPNKPWSLADFEIGRPLGKGKFGRVYLAREAKSHFVVALKVIFKEQIEKYKLHHQLRREMEIQTSLRHPNILRLYGWFDDDERIFLILEYAHGGELYGLLKENGHLTEQQAATYISSLSQALAYCHGKCVIHRDIKPENLLLDHESSNKRKTMCGTLDYLAPEMVENKDHDHAVDNWTLGILCYEFLYGNPPFEAESQKDTFKRIVKIDLSFPATPNVSAEAKNLISQLLVKDPSKRLSLTKIMQHPWIVKNADPKGVCLI, translated from the exons ATGGATAAGAAACCGGAAGAAGATCCTTACGTTCGCGACCCCAATAAGCCATGGTCCCTCGCAGATTTCGAGATCGGGAGACCCTTAGGCAAAGGCAAATTCGGCAGAGTCTATCTCGCTCGCGAAGCCAAG AGTCACTTCGTGGTGGCGTTGAAAGTGATATTCAAGGAACAGATCGAGAAATACAAACTCCACCACCAGCTACGGAGAGAGATGGAGATCCAAACGAGCCTAAGGCACCCCAACATCCTCCGTCTCTACGGTTGGTTCGACGACGACGAGAGGATCTTCCTGATCCTCGAGTACGCTCACGGTGGTGAGCTCTACGGTCTCCTCAAAGAGAACGGTCATCTCACCGAGCAACAAGCCGCCACT TACATTTCGAGTCTTAGTCAAGCGCTGGCTTATTGTCATGGGAAGTGTGTGATTCACAGAGATATTAAACCTGAAAACCTATTGCTCGATCATGAG TCGAGTAACAAGAGGAAGACAATGTGTGGGACTTTGGATTACTTAGCTCCTGAGATGGTTGAGAACAAAGATCACGATCATGCTGTTGATAACTGGACTTTAGGGATTCTGTGTTACGAGTTTCTCTATGGTAACCCTCCTTTTGAGGCTGAGAGTCAGAAAGATACATTCAAGAG AATTGTTAAGATCGATTTGAGTTTTCCTGCTACGCCAAATGTCTCAGCAGAAGCTAAGAATCTAATCAGTCAG CTTCTTGTTAAGGATCCTTCCAAAAGACTCTCTCTTACGAAAATCATGCAACACCCTTGGATCGTCAAGAACGCAGATCCTAAAGGTGTGTGCCTCATTTGA
- the LOC108849758 gene encoding uncharacterized protein LOC108849758 — protein sequence MSFLRGIIESFSSIFTEETKHDPTGSTTSSDSMSSVVNGRGSSSVTNERVAYKLKGYFDLAKEEIDKGVRSEEWGLHDDALLHYRNAQRIMNEATSTPSPSYISSSEKEKVRLYREKISKWQSQVSGRLQALSKRTGVGVSENKRTVNSPSSASAPSIASNRRVSLQRRTSLPRGGTGTARSPRDAATANPKPVKESGSGYDDKLVEMINTTIVDRSPSVKWDDVAGLDGAKQALMEMVILPAKRRDLFTGLRRPARGLLLFGPPGNGKTMLAKAVASESQATFFNVSASSLTSKWVGEAEKLVKTLFQVAISRQPSVIFMDEIDSIMSTRSVSENEASRRLKSEFLIQFDGVTSNPDDLVIVIGATNKPQELDDAVLRRLVKRIYVPLPDSNVRKLLFKTKLKCQPHSLSGGDIDKIVSETEGYSGSDLQALCEEAAMMPIRELGADILTIQANKVRPLRYDDFRKSMAVIRPSLSKSKWEELERWNSEFGSN from the exons ATGAGTTTCCTCAGAGGCATAATCGAATCCTTCAGCTCAATCTTTACGGAAGAAACCAAACACGATCCCACCGGATCAACAACCTCTTCTGATTCCATGAGCAGCGTCGTCAATGGAAGAGGTAGTTCTTCGGTTACTAACGAACGAGTCGCGTATAAGCTCAAAGGATACTTCGATTTAGCGAAAGAGGAGATCGACAAAGGTGTTAGATCAGAAGAGTGGGGTTTGCACGACGACGCGCTTCTTCACTACAGAAACGCTCAGAGGATCATGAACGAAGCTACCTCTACGCCTTCTCCTTCGTACATCAGTTCCAG TGAGAAAGAGAAGGTGAGATTGTATAGAGAGAAGATTTCTAAATGGCAGAGTCAAGTTTCTGGGAGATTGCAAGCTCTCAGTAAACGTACAG GTGTTGGAGTGTCTGAGAATAAG AGAACTGTAaactctccttcttcagcttctgCTCCCTCTATTGCGTCAAACAGAAGAGTCTCATTGCAAAGGAGGACTTCACTCCCCAGAGGTGGTACTGGAACGGCGAGGAGCCCTAGAGATGCTGCTACCGCAAACCCAAAACCTGTGAAAGAATCTGGAAGTGGATACGATGATAAGCTAGTAGAGATGATAAACACAACGATAGTTGATAGAAGTCCATCTGTGAAGTGGGATGATGTCG CTGGACTTGATGGAGCTAAACAAGCTTTAATGGAGATGGTTATTTTACCAGCAAAACGAAGAGATTTATTCACTGGTCTACGGAGACCAGCTAGAG gtTTGCTTCTCTTTGGTCCACCTGGCAATGGAAAAACAATGCTTGCCAAGGCGGTGGCTTCTGAGTCTCAGGCAACGTTCTTCAATGTCTCAGCATCTTCTTTGACATCAAAATGG GTGGGTGAGGCTGAAAAGCTAGTTAAAACCTTGTTCCAAGTTGCAATATCCAGACAACCTTCTGTAATTTTTATGGATGAA ATAGATAGTATAATGTCTACAAGGTCGGTCAGTGAGAATGAAGCAAGCAGAAGGTTGAAATCAGAGTTCCTTATCCAGTTCGATGGTGTAACTTCTAATCCTGATGATTTGGTGATTGTCATTG GAGCTACTAACAAGCCACAGGAGTTGGATGACGCGGTGCTTAGAAGACTG gTGAAGAGAATATATGTACCGCTACCGGATTCAAACGTGAGAAAACTACTTTTCAAAACTAAACTCAAGTGCCAACCTCACTCTTTATCCGGTGGCGACATTGATAAAATCGTCAGTGAAACCGAAG GATACTCAGGAAGCGATCTACAAGCATTGTGTGAAGAAGCTGCAATGATGCCAATCAGAGAACTCGGTGCAGATATTCTCACCATCCAAGcaaataaa GTGAGACCGCTAAGGTATGATGATTTTAGGAAGTCAATGGCAGTGATCAGACCAAGCTTGAGTAAAAGCAAATGGGAAGAGCTTGAACGTTGGAACTCTGAGTTTGGCTCTAATTGA
- the LOC108851474 gene encoding nucleolar protein 58, translated as MGGKGKKRREKNYLAAHGGPARLPPPPDRSKQDALPSKLRVLMNYTSPPPPQDSTKQQVVVEKKEKNSKAGVVVGAAKNVKSGSEAKSETKAVGEGKSEGYTTSSDHENDGDDIKLNNKGGDEKKKKKRKRSEIKDLRFEQELAELDGRSKRKERKKKYWEAKKQKKNKGKTEDTLRENFPKHEQIRFGDVVQAPPKLAVVPKARKTPMSASKERLRLEAIEAYRSRNGWTSRPGVQIPTVTMQ; from the exons aTGGGAGGGAAAGgtaagaagaggagagagaaaaactATTTGGCAGCTCACGGCGGACCGGCGAGACTCCCGCCGCCGCCTGATCGTTCCAAGCAAGATGCACTTCCTTCCAAGCTCCGTGTTCTCATGAACTACACCTCTCCGCCTCCTCCTCAAG ATTCTACTAAACAACAAGTTGTTgtagagaagaaagaaaaaaattctaaaGCTGGAGTAGTAGTTGGTGCTGCCAAG AATGTCAAGTCTGGGAGTGAAGCAAAGTCGGAAACAAAGGCGGTTGGAGAAGGAAAATCTGagggatacacaacctcttcTGATCATGAGAATGATGGAGACGATATAAAGTTGAACAACAAGGGGGgagatgaaaagaagaagaaaaagagaaagaggagtGAGATCAAGGACCTTCGTTTCGAACAGGAACTTGCAGAGTTGGATGGTCGGTCCAAAAGGAAAGAACGCAAGAAGAA GTATTGGGAGGcaaagaagcaaaagaagaatAAAGGAAAAACAGAAGATACACTTCGAGAAAACTTCCCCAAGCATGAGCAGATCAGATTTGGTGATGTGGTTCAAGCTCCACCAAAGCTGGCCGTTGTTCCAAAG GCACGAAAGACTCCTATGAGTGCTTCCAAGGAGAGACTGAGATTAGAGGCCATTGAAGCTTACAGATCTCGCAATGGATGGACCTCAAGACCAGGCGTTCAGATTCCTACCGTCACCATGCAATGA
- the LOC108852450 gene encoding cytochrome P450 76C4-like encodes MEITSENATFLLFCLITSCLLVFITARFQLRSCLTATLPPGPPRLPFIGNIHQVGKNPHRSFADLSKTYGPVMSLKLGSLNSVIITSPEAAREVLRTHDQILSGRKSTDSIRSFGHHKVSVIWLPSSSARWRMLRKLSITQLFSPQRMEATKALRMKKVQELVSFMHERSEREEAVDISRASFTTVLNIISNILFSVDLGSYDVTSKSNNFRDTVIATMEAAGKPDAANYFPFLGFLDLQGNRKNMKACTERLFRVFRGFIGTKLTEKSLSNSKDDSDSDFLDVLLVLSGRDETELDDNDIEHLLLDMFAAGTDTSSSTLEWAMAELLNNPKSLAKAQAEIDCVIGQNGIVKESDISHLPYLQAVVKETFRLHPAAPFLVPRKAEADVEVLGYIVPKDTQVLVNVWAIGRDPTVWENPTRFEPERFLGKETDVKGRDYELTPFGGGRRICPGLPLAVVTVSLMLASLLYFFDWKLPNGVASEDLDMDETFGITLHRTNSLHAVPVKKRAYK; translated from the exons ATGGAGATCACTTCAGAAAATGCTACGTTCTTGCTCTTTTGCTTGATCACATCATGTTTGCTTGTCTTCATAACAGCAAGATTCCAACTGAGGTCTTGCCTAACCGCCACGCTACCTCCTGGACCTCCACGATTACCGTTCATCGGAAACATTCACCAAGTTGGTAAGAACCCACACCGCTCATTCGCCGACCTCTCAAAAACATATGGACCGGTAATGAGCCTTAAGCTTGGATCTTTAAATTCGGTGATCATAACTTCACCAGAAGCTGCAAGAGAGGTTTTAAGAACACACGACCAAATCTTATCTGGTCGTAAGTCTACTGACTCGATACGGTCCTTTGGTCACCACAAAGTTTCAGTCATCTGGCTTCCTTCGTCGTCTGCTCGTTGGAG GATGTTGAGGAAACTGTCAATAACTCAGCTGTTTTCACCGCAGCGTATGGAAGCCACGAAAGCTCTGCGAATGAAGAAGGTGCAAGAGCTTGTGAGCTTCATGCATGAGCGTAGTGAGAGAGAAGAGGCTGTTGATATTTCTCGTGCATCTTTCACCACAGTTCTCAATATCATATCAAACATTCTGTTTTCTGTTGATCTCGGTAGCTACGACGTTACGAGCAAATCCAATAATTTTCGGGACACGGTGATTGCTACAATGGAAGCTGCCGGGAAACCAGACGCTGCTAATTACTTTCCGTTTCTGGGGTTTCTTGATCTGCAAGGTAATAGGAAGAATATGAAGGCTTGCACGGAGAGATTGTTTAGGGTTTTCCGTGGGTTCATTGGTACTAAACTGACGGAAAAATCATTGAGTAACTCTAAAGATGACTCAGACAGCGACTTCCTAGATGTGCTTCTCGTCCTCAGTGGAAGAGATGAAACAGAGCTTGACGATAACGATATCGAACACCTTCTATTG GATATGTTTGCAGCAGGCACGGATACAAGCTCCAGCACCCTAGAGTGGGCAATGGCGGAGTTACTTAATAACCCTAAATCACTAGCCAAAGCTCAAGCCGAGATCGATTGTGTGATAGGCCAAAATGGCATCGTTAAAGAGTCTGATATCTCACATTTGCCGTATTTACAAGCAGTTGTGAAAGAAACTTTCCGATTACATCCTGCTGCTCCATTTCTCGTCCCACGTAAAGCTGAAGCTGACGTGGAGGTTCTTGGGTACATAGTGCCTAAAGACACTCAAGTTCTGGTTAACGTGTGGGCTATTGGACGAGATCCAACTGTGTGGGAGAATCCGACCCGGTTCGAGCCAGAGAGATTTTTAGGTAAAGAGACTGATGTGAAAGGAAGAGACTATGAGTTAACACCGTTTGGAGGTGGACGAAGAATCTGTCCAGGGTTGCCTTTGGCTGTGGTGACTGTGTCACTCATGCTTGCTTCACTTCTTTATTTCTTTGACTGGAAGCTTCCAAATGGTGTTGCTTCTGAGGATTTGGACATGGACGAGACATTTGGTATTACATTACATAGGACCAACTCGCTACATGCCGTTCCCGTCAAGAAACGTGCATATAAGTAA
- the LOC108848416 gene encoding cytochrome P450 76C4-like yields MEIISENLFFFSFILSCFFIFTIVRFGRSSPRSAILPPGPPRLPILGNIHQVGKLPHRSFADLSRTYGPIMHLKLGRLNTVIITSPEAAREVLKTHDPTLSGRMSPNAVRSINHHKVSVAWIHPSSARWRLLRKLSVTHLFSPQRIEATKALRMKKVQELVRFMDESSKREEAVDISRASFITILNIISNILFSVDLGSYGSEKSNGFHDSVTGCMEVVGSPDLSNFFPFLEFLDLQGISKKSKLFTEKLFKVFRGFIDTKTAEKSLLKNPKDASNSDFLDALLDEAELDNNDIEHILLDMFVAGTDTSSSTLEWAMAELLANPKTMVKAQAEIERMLDQDGLVQEPDMSEFPYIQAVLKETLRLHPAVPLLLPRKAEADVEIFGYIVPKDSQVLVNAWAIGRDPKVWENPTRFEPERFLGKETDVKGKDYELIPFGAGRRICPGLPLAVKTVSLMLVSLLYSFDWELPSTVDMDETFGISLHKANPLHAVPVKKKINTS; encoded by the exons ATGGAAATTATCTCAGAAAACCTGTTCTTCTTTTCCTTTATCCTATCATGTTTCTTTATCTTTACCATTGTAAGATTCGGACGGAGCTCTCCCCGATCTGCCATACTGCCTCCTGGACCTCCACGGTTACCGATCCTAGGTAACATTCACCAAGTCGGTAAACTCCCGCACCGTTCATTCGCGGACCTCTCCAGAACATATGGACCAATTATGCACCTAAAGCTTGGACGTTTGAACACAGTGATCATAACTTCACCAGAAGCTGCAAGAGAAGTTCTAAAAACACACGACCCAACCTTGTCTGGCCGTATGTCTCCTAACGCGGTACGGTCCATCAATCATCACAAAGTTTCCGTCGCATGGATTCATCCGTCGTCGGCTCGTTGGAG ACTATTGAGAAAACTATCGGTGACTCACCTGTTCTCGCCGCAGCGTATTGAAGCCACTAAAGCTCTGCGTATGAAAAAAGTACAAGAGCTTGTGAGGTTCATGGATGAAAGCAGCAAGAGAGAAGAAGCTGTTGACATTTCTCGTGCATCTTTCATCACAATTCTTAATATTATATCAAACATTCTATTCTCGGTTGATCTTGGTAGTTACGGCTCGGAAAAGTCCAATGGATTTCATGATTCAGTTACTGGATGCATGGAAGTTGTTGGGAGTCCAGACCTTTCTAACTTCTTTCCGTTTCTTGAATTTCTTGATCTGCAAGGTATCAGCAAGAAGAGTAAATTATTTACAGAGAAGTTGTTTAAGGTTTTCCGAGGGTTCATAGATACTAAAACAGCGGAAAAATCATTGCTGAAAAATCCAAAAGATGCTTCCAACAGCGATTTTTTGGATGCGCTTCTAGATGAAGCAGAACTCGACAATAATGATATTGAACACATTCTCCTG GATATGTTTGTAGCAGGCACGGACACAAGCTCTAGTACCCTTGAATGGGCAATGGCAGAGTTACTTGCTAACCCTAAAACGATGGTGAAAGCTCAGGCTGAGATCGAACGTATGCTAGACCAAGATGGGTTGGTTCAAGAGCCTGATATGTCAGAGTTTCCATATATACAAGCGGTTCTGAAAGAAACTCTCCGTTTGCACCCAGctgttcctcttcttcttccgcGGAAAGCCGAAGCAGATGTAGAGATTTTTGGATACATTGTGCCTAAAGATTCTCAAGTTTTGGTGAATGCATGGGCCATAGGACGAGACCCGAAAGTGTGGGAGAACCCGACCCGGTTCGAGCCTGAGAGGTTTTTGGGGAAAGAAACTGATGTGAAAGGTAAAGATTATGAGTTAATACCGTTTGGGGCAGGAAGAAGAATTTGTCCAGGATTGCCTTTGGCTGTGAAGACGGTATCTCTTAtgcttgtttctcttctttactCCTTTGACTGGGAGCTTCCAAGCACCGTGGACATGGATGAAACCTTTGGTATTAGTTTGCACAAGGCAAACCCGTTACATGCGGttccagttaaaaaaaaaatcaacactaGTTAA